One Candidatus Cloacimonadota bacterium DNA segment encodes these proteins:
- a CDS encoding NAD-dependent epimerase/dehydratase family protein yields the protein MKNILVLGAAGQIGSELVPYLRNIYGAQNVVATYRSTPLIPEIMEGGPCENMDAMDAEKMFSVVKKYSIDTIVNLVAVLSAVGEAKPTLAWKINMESMFNALEVARETGAAVFLPSSIGAFGLTTPMDNTPQDTLMRPSTIYGISKVAAELLGDYYFVKYGVDCRGLRYPGIISNVTLPGGGTTDYAVEIYYEAIKNKKYTCNLGAGTFLDMMYMPDALRALVEVMEADPAKLVHRNCFNVSAMSFDPEMISAEIKKHIPDFVMDYKVDPVKQAIANSWPNCMDHSAAQQEWGWKPEYNLAAMTADMLKILSARLA from the coding sequence ATGAAAAACATCCTCGTTCTTGGGGCGGCTGGCCAGATTGGCTCCGAGCTTGTTCCCTATCTCAGAAACATCTACGGCGCTCAAAACGTTGTCGCAACCTATCGCAGCACCCCGCTGATTCCCGAAATCATGGAAGGCGGCCCTTGTGAAAACATGGATGCCATGGACGCGGAGAAGATGTTTTCCGTGGTGAAAAAATATAGTATCGACACCATTGTGAACCTAGTTGCCGTGCTTTCAGCGGTTGGTGAAGCCAAGCCCACCCTCGCTTGGAAGATAAATATGGAAAGCATGTTCAATGCTCTGGAAGTTGCCCGTGAAACCGGCGCGGCGGTGTTTTTGCCCTCCTCCATCGGAGCTTTTGGGCTCACCACTCCGATGGATAACACCCCACAGGACACGCTGATGCGCCCCTCCACCATCTATGGAATTTCCAAAGTGGCAGCCGAACTTTTGGGCGATTACTATTTTGTGAAATACGGCGTGGATTGTCGCGGTTTGCGCTATCCCGGCATCATTTCCAACGTTACTTTGCCCGGTGGCGGAACCACGGATTACGCCGTTGAAATCTATTATGAAGCCATCAAAAATAAGAAATACACCTGCAACCTCGGCGCCGGAACCTTTTTGGACATGATGTATATGCCGGACGCGCTGAGAGCCTTGGTGGAAGTGATGGAAGCCGACCCCGCCAAGCTGGTTCACCGCAATTGCTTCAACGTTTCCGCCATGAGCTTCGACCCCGAAATGATATCCGCGGAGATTAAAAAACACATCCCGGATTTTGTGATGGATTACAAGGTTGACCCCGTTAAACAGGCGATCGCGAACAGTTGGCCGAATTGTATGGACCACAGCGCAGCCCAGCAGGAATGGGGCTGGAAACCCGAATATAACCTCGCCGCGATGACCGCGGACATGTTGAAAATCCTTTCCGCCAGGCTTGCGTAG
- a CDS encoding Gfo/Idh/MocA family oxidoreductase, whose product MLKIGIAGMGRLGRFHAGKLQNNPQSRLEGCFDILPQRNTEAAREHHIRAFNSFDEMLENVDAVDIAATTSAHYELAKKALLAGKPIFVEKPLCAELWQAQELVELAEERGLKIQVGHIERFNPIIQKALEFIQAPLFIESSRVSSFQPRGTDVSVVLDLMIHDIDLILGFTQSPVSAVHASGAGILSPSLDIANARIEFASGAVANVTSSRVALKQERQIRFFQRDAYFSLDLIAKTGVLVRKNEAFADLFQMNEGKIPTEAEAKQFFDIQKLDASGDDDALQTELDLWVESILQDKDPVVDGRAGLRALETAILISNAIKKQPQFEDKP is encoded by the coding sequence ATGCTGAAAATTGGTATCGCCGGCATGGGCCGCCTGGGGCGATTTCATGCCGGCAAGCTCCAAAACAACCCCCAGAGCCGCTTGGAAGGCTGTTTCGACATCCTGCCCCAGCGCAACACCGAAGCGGCGCGAGAACATCATATCCGGGCGTTTAACAGCTTCGACGAGATGCTGGAAAACGTGGACGCCGTGGACATTGCCGCCACCACCAGCGCGCATTATGAACTTGCCAAAAAAGCGCTGTTGGCTGGCAAGCCCATCTTTGTGGAAAAGCCGCTCTGCGCCGAGCTTTGGCAGGCTCAGGAGCTGGTGGAACTTGCCGAAGAACGCGGGCTGAAAATCCAAGTGGGACACATCGAGCGCTTCAACCCCATCATCCAAAAAGCGCTGGAATTCATCCAGGCGCCGCTGTTCATCGAATCCAGCCGCGTTTCGTCTTTCCAACCGCGTGGAACCGATGTTTCCGTTGTTTTGGACCTCATGATTCACGATATCGACCTCATCCTGGGTTTCACGCAAAGTCCCGTCAGCGCCGTCCACGCCAGCGGAGCCGGGATTTTGAGTCCCAGCCTGGATATCGCCAACGCCAGAATTGAATTCGCCAGCGGAGCCGTGGCAAACGTCACCTCCTCCCGCGTGGCTTTGAAACAGGAGCGCCAGATTCGCTTCTTTCAGCGCGACGCCTATTTTTCCCTGGACCTGATTGCCAAAACCGGCGTCCTGGTCAGGAAAAACGAAGCCTTCGCCGACCTTTTCCAGATGAACGAAGGAAAAATACCGACAGAAGCCGAGGCAAAACAGTTTTTCGACATCCAAAAGCTTGACGCCAGCGGTGATGACGACGCCCTGCAAACCGAACTGGACCTTTGGGTGGAATCGATTTTGCAAGACAAAGACCCCGTGGTGGATGGAAGGGCAGGTTTGCGCGCGCTTGAGACCGCCATCCTGATTTCCAACGCCATCAAAAAACAACCACAATTCGAGGACAAACCGTGA